Proteins encoded by one window of Streptococcus suis S735:
- a CDS encoding alpha-galactosidase, which yields MGIIFHEKTKEFHLYNEFISYVLTVLPNGHIGSLYYGKRVTETASYQYVREDEYRALTSFVEDDDRFFSLQYANPEFACYGTTDYFSPTFELVQKDGSSLSHFVYQGHAIYAGRSALKGLPHLYLDEEGQADSLDIYLLDEDSQTRLVLSYTIFRDYPAVTRSARFEQLGEKSVCLNRALSMTLCLPDMDYDWLHLDGAWGRERHLQLSPLHQGCQSIYSLKGASSAEHNPFMALKRPTADEQQGEVLGFSLVYSGNFLAQVDVSSFQKTRVSMGIHPERFSWTLDKGEEFQTPEVVMVYSEHGLNGMSQTYHRLFQKHLVRGYWRDRERPVLLNNWEAMSFDFDEETILSLAKEAAGLGVELFVMDDGWFGKRNHDRAGLGDWTVNREKLPSGLTGIIDQVHAMGMKFGLWIEPEMVNRDSELYRAHPDWIFHHPQHSQSHGRHQYTLDLSREDVYQNIHDQLHRLLAEHDIDYIKWDMNRYMTEVFTCTREADRQGETFHRYILNLYRLYDSLIAAFPTVLFESCSSGGARFDPGMLYYAPQTWVSDDTDAMERLKIQYGTSMVYPLNSMGCHVSASPNQQLGRATPLNTRANVAFFGSFGYELDLFECSQEELEEMKEQIAFYKTHRKIFQQGIFTRLKSPFDGEITAWQVQSSDGQQVIVGYYRRLTTANLSYQRLYLQGLEEEAVYHLDGEVYTGSQLMHTGLSIRHGDHVGDNKDFTSCLMVLQKQQ from the coding sequence ATGGGAATTATCTTTCATGAAAAGACAAAGGAATTCCATCTTTACAATGAGTTTATTAGCTATGTGTTGACGGTCTTGCCTAATGGTCATATTGGTAGTTTGTATTATGGAAAGCGTGTAACAGAAACAGCTTCTTATCAGTATGTACGTGAAGATGAGTATCGTGCTTTGACTTCCTTTGTAGAAGACGATGACCGTTTCTTTTCGCTCCAATATGCCAATCCTGAATTTGCTTGTTATGGTACAACGGACTATTTTTCTCCGACTTTTGAGTTGGTGCAGAAGGATGGTAGCAGTCTATCGCACTTTGTGTATCAAGGTCATGCGATTTATGCTGGGCGATCGGCTTTGAAGGGTCTTCCTCATCTCTATCTGGATGAGGAGGGACAGGCAGATAGTTTGGATATTTATTTGTTGGATGAAGATTCGCAGACCCGGCTGGTCTTGTCTTATACGATTTTTCGAGATTATCCAGCGGTGACTCGCTCTGCTCGTTTTGAACAACTCGGAGAAAAATCTGTCTGTTTGAACCGTGCCTTGAGTATGACACTTTGTCTGCCTGATATGGACTATGATTGGTTGCATTTGGATGGGGCTTGGGGGCGTGAGCGGCATCTGCAACTATCGCCTCTTCATCAAGGTTGTCAGTCTATTTACAGTCTCAAAGGGGCTAGTAGTGCGGAGCACAATCCCTTTATGGCTTTGAAACGCCCAACTGCGGATGAGCAACAGGGAGAGGTACTAGGCTTCTCGCTCGTCTATAGCGGAAACTTTTTGGCGCAGGTGGATGTGAGTTCTTTCCAAAAAACAAGAGTGAGTATGGGAATCCATCCTGAGCGTTTTTCTTGGACATTAGATAAGGGAGAAGAGTTCCAGACGCCTGAGGTTGTTATGGTTTATAGCGAGCATGGTTTGAATGGCATGAGCCAAACCTATCACCGCCTCTTCCAAAAACATCTGGTACGTGGCTATTGGCGTGATAGAGAACGACCTGTTCTCTTGAATAACTGGGAAGCCATGAGTTTTGATTTTGATGAGGAAACAATTCTTTCCTTGGCCAAAGAGGCTGCAGGTCTTGGTGTTGAACTCTTTGTCATGGATGATGGTTGGTTTGGCAAGCGAAACCATGACCGAGCAGGCTTGGGAGATTGGACGGTCAACCGAGAGAAATTACCAAGTGGCTTGACAGGGATTATTGACCAAGTTCATGCTATGGGAATGAAATTTGGACTTTGGATCGAACCTGAAATGGTCAATAGGGACAGCGAGCTTTACCGAGCGCATCCAGACTGGATTTTCCATCATCCTCAGCATAGTCAATCGCACGGACGCCACCAATATACGCTGGATTTGTCGAGGGAGGATGTTTATCAAAATATTCATGACCAACTCCATCGGCTGTTGGCTGAGCATGATATTGATTATATCAAGTGGGACATGAATCGCTATATGACAGAGGTCTTTACATGTACACGGGAGGCGGATCGACAAGGTGAGACCTTCCATCGCTATATTCTCAATCTCTACCGTTTATATGATAGCCTGATAGCAGCTTTTCCGACAGTCTTATTCGAATCTTGTTCAAGTGGTGGAGCTAGATTTGATCCAGGGATGCTCTACTATGCACCGCAAACCTGGGTCAGCGATGACACGGACGCCATGGAACGCTTGAAAATCCAATATGGAACGAGCATGGTCTATCCTTTGAATAGTATGGGTTGCCATGTGTCAGCTAGTCCAAATCAGCAGTTGGGGCGTGCTACTCCACTAAACACACGTGCCAATGTTGCATTCTTTGGAAGTTTTGGCTATGAATTGGATTTGTTTGAGTGTAGCCAAGAAGAGTTGGAAGAGATGAAAGAGCAGATTGCCTTTTACAAGACTCACCGTAAGATTTTCCAACAGGGTATTTTCACTCGTCTGAAAAGTCCATTCGATGGAGAAATAACGGCTTGGCAGGTCCAATCCTCGGATGGTCAGCAAGTCATCGTGGGTTATTATCGTCGGTTGACAACGGCTAATCTCTCCTATCAACGCTTGTATTTGCAGGGATTGGAAGAGGAAGCGGTCTATCACCTTGATGGAGAAGTTTATACTGGTAGCCAATTAATGCATACAGGTTTGTCGATTCGACATGGGGACCATGTTGGAGACAATAAGGACTTTACTTCTTGTTTGATGGTCCTTCAGAAACAACAGTAG
- a CDS encoding AzlC family ABC transporter permease gives MKKYAFREGMRDAIPTVLGYASIGLACGVVSVNSGISTVEMGLMSLLIYAGSAQFVMCAMIFAGAPLLSIAVTVFFVNLRNFLMCLHATTIFQGNRLGSNILIGSFVTDESYAVLLRKQIEHHTITPEWMYGNNFASYASWVTFTTLGNLIGGLIPNPEQFGLDFALVAMFVGIFAGQLEAMVRTIPLKKIGLILLAVGLAYIGLSMMVSSYVAVLLATLLGCFVGVMIDDKN, from the coding sequence ATGAAGAAATATGCTTTTCGTGAAGGGATGCGCGATGCCATTCCCACTGTATTGGGCTATGCCAGTATTGGTCTAGCCTGCGGAGTCGTATCGGTTAATTCGGGCATTTCTACTGTGGAGATGGGGCTGATGAGCCTATTAATCTATGCCGGGAGTGCTCAATTTGTCATGTGTGCCATGATTTTTGCAGGTGCGCCTTTGTTATCCATTGCAGTAACCGTTTTCTTTGTCAACCTGCGTAATTTTCTGATGTGCTTGCATGCGACAACTATTTTTCAAGGAAATCGTTTAGGGTCGAATATCTTGATAGGATCCTTTGTGACGGATGAATCCTATGCAGTTCTTTTGCGTAAGCAGATTGAGCATCATACCATTACTCCAGAATGGATGTACGGAAATAATTTTGCAAGCTATGCCTCTTGGGTTACATTCACGACTCTCGGCAATCTGATTGGTGGTCTCATTCCAAATCCTGAGCAGTTTGGATTGGACTTTGCCTTGGTTGCTATGTTTGTCGGTATTTTTGCAGGTCAGTTAGAGGCTATGGTTCGGACCATTCCGCTGAAAAAAATTGGCTTAATTCTGCTGGCAGTCGGTCTGGCCTATATCGGTCTGTCTATGATGGTGTCGTCCTATGTGGCAGTGCTCTTGGCGACACTACTAGGTTGCTTTGTGGGGGTGATGATTGATGATAAAAACTAA
- a CDS encoding AzlD domain-containing protein produces the protein MIKTNILLIILMAALVTWVPRVLPFVLTQNKSLPPKLVKFLSFLPITIIFALTLSSIMDEKVGSLPSFLPVESLAILPTFFVVLKTKNILLAVLVGVVTTALLRLIF, from the coding sequence ATGATAAAAACTAACATTTTACTGATTATTCTAATGGCGGCCCTGGTGACCTGGGTGCCACGCGTCCTGCCTTTTGTCCTGACGCAAAATAAATCTCTCCCTCCAAAGTTGGTGAAATTCCTCAGCTTTTTGCCAATCACTATCATTTTTGCATTGACCCTCTCCAGTATTATGGATGAGAAAGTTGGCTCCTTGCCAAGTTTTCTCCCTGTGGAAAGCTTAGCTATTCTTCCGACATTTTTTGTGGTTTTGAAAACAAAAAATATCCTTTTAGCAGTCTTGGTTGGCGTTGTTACAACCGCGTTGTTACGTTTGATATTTTAG
- a CDS encoding YeiH family protein: MVKENAKGVGLCFLLALVGQWLGHLFPLVGGPVFALLIGMGLYPYFSSKNAFQSGLTFTSKKILQYAVICLGFGLNLSAVLAVGRQSLPIILSTISFALILAFLMWKILPISSHLATLIGVGTSICGGSAIAATAPIIQADDEDVAQAISVIFLFNVLAALVFPSLATWLGFSTDSGQAFGMFAGTAVNDTSSVTAAASTWDSLYGLGSQTLDTAVTVKLTRTLAIIPITTVLAIWQTRGKGLKADKKSLLAGFPTFILYFILASLITTIAGGFGIGADWFAPLKSLSKFFICMAMVAIGLRTNVFALVKNGRAALMVGLVCWLGVTVLTLVWQAILGIW; the protein is encoded by the coding sequence ATGGTAAAAGAAAATGCCAAAGGTGTCGGACTTTGTTTCCTTTTGGCTTTGGTGGGTCAGTGGTTAGGTCATTTATTTCCACTTGTAGGTGGGCCTGTTTTTGCCCTTCTAATTGGGATGGGTCTGTATCCCTATTTTTCAAGTAAAAATGCATTTCAGTCAGGCTTAACCTTTACTTCCAAGAAAATTTTACAGTATGCTGTGATTTGTTTGGGATTTGGATTAAACTTATCAGCGGTCTTGGCAGTTGGGCGTCAATCTCTTCCAATTATTCTTTCGACCATTAGTTTTGCTTTGATTTTGGCATTTCTGATGTGGAAAATCTTGCCCATTTCATCTCATCTGGCAACCTTGATTGGCGTAGGTACCTCTATCTGTGGAGGCTCTGCCATTGCGGCGACTGCTCCCATTATTCAGGCAGATGATGAGGATGTGGCACAAGCAATCTCGGTCATCTTTCTCTTCAATGTCTTGGCGGCTTTGGTCTTTCCTAGTCTGGCAACTTGGCTTGGGTTTTCGACTGATTCGGGTCAGGCCTTTGGGATGTTCGCCGGAACGGCGGTCAATGACACCTCCTCTGTGACAGCAGCGGCTTCGACTTGGGATAGCTTATATGGTCTAGGCAGTCAGACCTTAGATACAGCAGTGACGGTTAAGCTAACACGAACTTTAGCCATTATCCCGATTACAACGGTTTTAGCAATTTGGCAAACCCGAGGAAAGGGTCTCAAGGCAGACAAGAAGTCCCTCTTGGCAGGTTTTCCGACCTTTATCTTGTATTTTATCTTAGCTAGTCTAATCACAACGATAGCGGGTGGATTTGGTATAGGGGCAGATTGGTTTGCTCCGTTGAAGTCCCTCTCTAAATTTTTCATTTGTATGGCTATGGTGGCGATTGGTTTGCGGACCAATGTGTTTGCCTTGGTGAAAAATGGCAGAGCGGCTCTCATGGTTGGTCTGGTTTGCTGGCTGGGAGTGACGGTGTTGACACTGGTCTGGCAAGCGATTTTGGGGATTTGGTAA
- a CDS encoding DUF1542 domain-containing protein, giving the protein MSYKDMFRKEQRFSFRKFSFGLASAVIANVILGGAIANSPVVHANTVTEAETAVAPANQDLGNETKTEEEPKEPIEAVRTDMENRAAEILPEALNASVTNQAPVIPTIGDLPKDASGQNVHGKATDNKIYRVVYVFGNVAGTTETEDGKQNVAPTFNRNDATKTFPITDPDSDIQTISYEVPADIASYTLDDPNSIVTNGTSPGPVSYLDGPNGSATLTQDGYLTGSFPWGAGDLAGRRIKVTDATGNTTKSNPFYMVAYTVKPVDDKPLAVSNLTEQAIFDKLVVDKSAKTTSNSALVIDSSNYKHSIAGYRTVNSDGTKTETVEKTNLSDFPTEGKYEVRVKTTNVYGQTIYNWIPVNAYKLDTAKDAEIRKYTDNQAPIHAIMQIGQAGEKAAVILKDIPSDFSIENFNLKDGVADELAKRNLEFVRNDAVATTDTDGDGAKEGIVGYIQPKTGGANSGVATYTGSNNLTYGFTYKAVETKDKANATEAKTLELDYTILFIDTKAPVMTPKSEYIRFVGEEYTVSVPGTDNAFLNTGKLNGTLSILKDGESGSLVSSDLGTNTKITSELDPTGATANQGDDGQSSTKFNVKITGTGPATEGTGTYKLRVGEDNYPFGPEGKLVDGNKPENVGLTSVKVTFVKHATVSTPVSVENPANLTPEEKAAVIAQIKKDNADNERLKGLPDSAFTVNSDGTVSVDYSAGGVNVDGATDIIKNATTNLADTRNEAKAEIDTKLAEHKKAIEAKRDEAFSKIDDDISLRAEQRQAAKDAVAAAAGDALKELDNKATEAKEKIDKATTASEINDAKTNGEINLDSAEAVGEKAINQAKEKELAKAEVENKAFEALEKVNNNPNLLEEEKKAYFDDIKESKEVAVEKINNAENTAEITAAIDEAEIAYNEDVINAAQLDALNKLEKDSEETKAAIDANPNLTPEEKAKAIAKVEELVNNAESDILSKPTPETVQAVEDKADKDLAKVELQAAADGAKKGIEANPNLTPEEKDVAKKAVEDAVKVATDAIDKASTPTEVDTATSDGVKAIDAEEFKATQKDAKNKIAKEAESAKKAIDDNPNLTPDEKESAKNAVEEAAKVATAAIDKASTPDAVQVEEDKGVAAINLITAKADAKGVIAAKLADEIKKLEDKQAEAEKAIDASTMTNEEKAIAKKALQDVVDKGKAELEDAARVATNEIHEATTTEKAKAAELAGEKSLTDTGKEARDAVELAKDKELAKEAIRTEEEEATKIVEKLAEDTRKAIEDNPNLSDEDKQAEIKKLTDAVAKTLATIRDNADKATQEAEKAQALADLEKAKETQKIADKAAIDRLTILVKDGELEATKQDAKNKIAKDAAAAKEAIASNPNLTDAEKKTFTDAVDAEVAKANDAISAATSPADVQKEEDAGVAAIAEDVLDAAKQDAKNKIAKDAAAAKEAIGSNPNLTDAEKKTFTDAVDAEVAKANDAISAATSPADVQKEEDAGVAAIAEDVLDAAKQDAKNKIAKESDAAKSAIDANPNLTDAEKESAKKAVDADAKAATDAIDASTSPVEAQSAEDKGVGAIAKDILDAAKQDAKNKIAKEAESAKSVIDSNPNLTDAAKEAAKSEIDKAVEEAIVLINGVRTYQELEKIKLPMAALIKPAAKVTPVVDPNNLTEKEIARIKAFLKENNNLP; this is encoded by the coding sequence ATGTCTTATAAAGATATGTTCAGAAAAGAACAACGTTTTTCTTTTCGTAAATTTAGCTTTGGTCTAGCTTCGGCAGTCATTGCAAACGTTATTTTGGGAGGAGCAATCGCAAACAGCCCTGTTGTTCATGCTAACACAGTGACAGAAGCAGAGACAGCTGTAGCACCAGCTAACCAAGACCTTGGAAATGAGACTAAAACGGAAGAAGAACCCAAGGAACCAATCGAAGCAGTTCGCACGGACATGGAAAACCGTGCAGCTGAAATCTTGCCGGAGGCGCTGAATGCTAGTGTAACAAACCAAGCACCAGTTATTCCGACTATTGGAGATCTTCCTAAAGATGCGAGTGGTCAGAATGTTCATGGTAAGGCAACGGATAATAAGATTTATCGTGTTGTATACGTTTTTGGTAATGTAGCAGGGACTACGGAGACAGAAGATGGTAAACAAAATGTTGCTCCAACATTTAACAGAAATGATGCAACTAAAACTTTTCCAATCACAGATCCAGATAGCGACATTCAAACTATTTCATACGAAGTTCCAGCTGATATTGCAAGCTATACCTTGGATGATCCAAACTCAATTGTTACTAATGGCACCTCACCTGGTCCAGTATCTTACTTAGATGGTCCAAATGGGTCAGCCACTCTCACACAAGATGGTTATCTAACAGGAAGTTTCCCTTGGGGAGCAGGAGACCTAGCTGGTCGTCGGATTAAAGTGACGGATGCCACTGGTAATACTACTAAGAGTAATCCGTTCTATATGGTTGCATATACAGTCAAGCCAGTAGATGATAAACCTCTAGCAGTATCAAACTTGACGGAACAGGCTATTTTTGATAAGTTGGTTGTCGATAAGTCTGCTAAAACAACTTCAAATAGCGCTCTTGTAATTGATTCTAGCAACTACAAACATTCAATTGCAGGTTATCGTACCGTAAATTCTGATGGCACAAAAACAGAAACAGTAGAGAAAACAAATCTATCTGATTTCCCAACTGAAGGTAAATACGAAGTTCGAGTAAAAACAACCAATGTTTACGGTCAAACTATCTACAACTGGATTCCTGTAAATGCCTATAAGTTGGACACAGCGAAGGATGCTGAAATTCGGAAGTATACAGACAACCAAGCCCCAATTCATGCTATAATGCAAATTGGTCAAGCTGGAGAAAAGGCAGCAGTTATATTGAAGGATATTCCATCCGATTTCAGTATTGAAAACTTCAATTTGAAAGATGGTGTAGCAGATGAGCTTGCTAAACGTAACTTGGAATTTGTAAGAAATGATGCAGTGGCGACAACTGATACTGATGGAGATGGCGCCAAAGAAGGAATTGTTGGATATATTCAACCAAAAACTGGCGGTGCAAACAGTGGGGTAGCCACTTATACAGGATCAAATAATCTTACTTATGGCTTCACTTACAAAGCTGTTGAGACAAAAGATAAGGCGAATGCCACAGAGGCTAAAACTCTCGAATTAGATTACACCATCTTATTCATAGATACTAAAGCACCAGTCATGACACCTAAATCAGAGTACATCCGTTTTGTTGGTGAAGAGTATACGGTTAGCGTCCCAGGTACGGATAACGCCTTCCTTAATACCGGCAAACTAAATGGAACTCTCTCAATTTTGAAAGATGGAGAGTCAGGTTCTCTTGTATCATCAGACTTAGGTACAAACACTAAGATTACTTCAGAACTGGATCCTACGGGAGCAACTGCAAACCAAGGAGATGACGGTCAATCTTCAACTAAGTTTAACGTTAAGATTACAGGTACCGGACCTGCTACAGAAGGTACCGGCACTTATAAGCTTCGTGTTGGAGAAGATAACTATCCTTTTGGTCCAGAGGGGAAACTTGTTGATGGAAATAAACCAGAAAATGTAGGTTTGACATCTGTAAAAGTTACCTTCGTAAAACATGCTACGGTGTCAACACCAGTTTCTGTTGAAAATCCAGCTAACTTAACGCCAGAAGAAAAAGCCGCAGTTATTGCTCAAATCAAGAAAGACAACGCAGACAACGAAAGATTGAAGGGCTTGCCAGATTCAGCATTTACAGTTAACTCAGATGGTACTGTGTCAGTTGACTACAGTGCCGGTGGTGTCAATGTTGATGGTGCGACAGACATTATTAAGAATGCTACCACAAACTTGGCAGATACACGGAATGAAGCAAAAGCAGAAATCGACACAAAATTAGCTGAACATAAAAAAGCTATCGAAGCAAAACGGGATGAAGCGTTTTCTAAAATTGATGATGACATTTCCTTGAGAGCAGAACAGAGACAGGCTGCTAAGGATGCCGTTGCTGCAGCTGCTGGGGATGCTTTGAAAGAATTAGACAACAAGGCGACAGAAGCAAAAGAAAAAATTGATAAAGCTACGACGGCCTCAGAAATCAATGATGCTAAGACTAATGGTGAGATTAATCTGGACAGTGCAGAAGCAGTAGGCGAAAAAGCTATTAACCAGGCGAAGGAAAAAGAACTGGCAAAAGCAGAAGTTGAAAACAAAGCATTCGAGGCATTGGAAAAAGTTAACAATAATCCAAACTTGTTAGAAGAAGAGAAAAAAGCATACTTTGATGATATTAAAGAATCTAAAGAAGTTGCAGTTGAGAAAATCAATAATGCTGAAAATACTGCTGAAATTACGGCAGCAATTGACGAAGCGGAAATTGCATACAATGAAGATGTTATTAACGCAGCCCAACTTGATGCTTTGAATAAGCTTGAAAAAGATAGCGAAGAAACTAAGGCAGCTATTGATGCTAATCCAAACTTAACTCCGGAAGAGAAAGCGAAAGCTATTGCTAAGGTAGAAGAGCTTGTTAATAATGCTGAATCTGACATTTTGTCGAAGCCTACCCCAGAAACAGTTCAAGCAGTGGAGGATAAGGCTGACAAAGATCTTGCCAAAGTAGAACTTCAAGCAGCAGCAGACGGTGCGAAGAAAGGCATTGAAGCAAATCCGAATTTGACTCCAGAAGAGAAAGATGTAGCTAAGAAGGCAGTAGAAGACGCGGTTAAGGTGGCGACAGACGCTATTGATAAGGCGTCAACTCCAACCGAAGTTGACACAGCGACAAGCGATGGAGTGAAGGCTATTGATGCAGAAGAGTTTAAAGCTACTCAGAAAGATGCTAAGAACAAGATTGCCAAAGAAGCAGAATCAGCTAAGAAAGCGATTGACGACAATCCAAACTTGACTCCAGATGAGAAGGAATCAGCTAAGAATGCAGTGGAAGAGGCGGCTAAGGTAGCAACAGCCGCTATTGATAAAGCATCAACTCCAGATGCAGTTCAAGTAGAAGAGGACAAAGGTGTAGCAGCTATCAATTTGATTACTGCCAAGGCAGATGCTAAAGGTGTCATTGCTGCTAAGTTGGCAGATGAAATCAAGAAGCTCGAAGATAAGCAAGCAGAAGCAGAAAAAGCTATCGATGCGTCAACTATGACTAATGAGGAGAAAGCAATCGCTAAGAAGGCTCTTCAAGATGTTGTAGATAAAGGAAAAGCAGAGCTTGAAGACGCAGCTAGGGTAGCAACAAATGAGATTCATGAAGCTACTACTACAGAAAAAGCGAAAGCGGCGGAACTTGCTGGCGAAAAGAGCTTGACAGACACAGGTAAAGAAGCTAGAGATGCAGTTGAATTGGCTAAGGATAAAGAATTAGCTAAGGAAGCAATCCGAACAGAAGAAGAAGAAGCTACTAAAATAGTAGAGAAACTTGCAGAAGATACGCGCAAAGCTATCGAGGACAATCCAAACTTGTCAGATGAAGATAAGCAAGCGGAAATTAAAAAGCTAACTGACGCTGTGGCAAAAACTTTAGCAACCATTCGTGACAATGCAGATAAGGCTACGCAAGAAGCAGAAAAAGCTCAAGCCCTAGCAGATCTTGAAAAAGCTAAAGAAACACAGAAAATTGCAGATAAAGCTGCGATTGATAGGTTGACTATACTTGTGAAAGATGGTGAGCTTGAAGCTACTAAACAAGATGCTAAGAACAAGATTGCTAAAGATGCAGCCGCTGCTAAAGAAGCAATTGCAAGCAATCCAAACTTGACAGACGCAGAGAAGAAAACCTTCACCGATGCGGTAGATGCAGAAGTAGCCAAAGCTAACGACGCAATTTCAGCTGCAACCAGCCCAGCAGATGTTCAAAAAGAAGAGGATGCAGGTGTTGCAGCCATTGCAGAAGATGTTCTTGACGCCGCTAAACAAGATGCGAAGAATAAGATTGCTAAAGATGCAGCCGCTGCTAAAGAAGCAATTGGCTCCAATCCAAACTTGACAGACGCAGAGAAGAAAACCTTCACCGATGCGGTAGATGCAGAAGTAGCCAAAGCTAACGACGCAATTTCAGCTGCAACCAGCCCAGCAGATGTTCAAAAAGAAGAGGATGCAGGTGTTGCAGCCATTGCAGAAGATGTTCTTGACGCAGCGAAACAAGATGCTAAGAATAAGATTGCTAAAGAATCCGACGCTGCTAAGTCAGCCATTGACGCGAATCCAAACTTGACAGATGCAGAGAAGGAATCAGCTAAGAAAGCGGTAGATGCAGATGCTAAAGCTGCGACAGATGCAATTGATGCTTCAACAAGTCCAGTCGAAGCGCAATCGGCAGAGGACAAAGGCGTAGGCGCCATCGCCAAAGACATTCTTGATGCCGCGAAACAAGATGCTAAGAACAAGATTGCTAAAGAGGCAGAATCCGCTAAGTCAGTCATTGACTCCAATCCGAACTTGACAGATGCAGCTAAGGAAGCGGCTAAATCTGAAATTGATAAAGCTGTTGAGGAAGCGATTGTTTTAATCAATGGTGTTAGAACTTATCAAGAGTTGGAAAAAATCAAACTTCCAATGGCAGCTCTAATTAAACCAGCTGCGAAAGTAACACCAGTGGTTGATCCAAATAACTTGACTGAAAAAGAAATTGCTCGTATCAAGGCATTCCTTAAAGAGAACAATAACCTCCCATAA
- a CDS encoding LPXTG cell wall anchor domain-containing protein, with amino-acid sequence MTIKYPDGTIDLLSPVEVVKQADKTAPTVANDGKGNIVIVPSEKAVELVVSYVDNNGKSQTVVVTKGTDGLWTASNTVVIVDPVTGQVIVPGSVIKPGTVVTAYSKDEVGNSSDSAEAEVVAVDENNSAAGVKVKSVTTNANNVEKKAKQLPNTGEEANSATSLGLVALGLGLALLAAKRRRDEEA; translated from the coding sequence GTGACAATTAAATATCCAGATGGAACTATTGATTTGCTATCACCAGTAGAAGTTGTGAAGCAGGCAGATAAAACTGCTCCTACGGTCGCAAATGATGGCAAAGGTAATATTGTGATTGTACCGTCTGAAAAAGCTGTTGAGCTTGTTGTTTCATACGTAGATAACAATGGTAAGTCGCAAACTGTAGTTGTTACGAAAGGTACGGATGGTTTATGGACAGCAAGTAATACAGTGGTGATTGTGGACCCTGTGACTGGGCAAGTAATCGTTCCAGGTTCTGTTATTAAGCCAGGTACAGTTGTTACAGCATACTCTAAAGACGAGGTTGGAAATAGTTCTGATTCAGCAGAAGCTGAAGTTGTAGCAGTAGACGAAAATAATTCTGCAGCAGGAGTGAAAGTTAAATCAGTTACTACAAATGCTAATAATGTTGAGAAGAAAGCTAAGCAATTACCGAATACTGGTGAGGAAGCAAATTCAGCAACTTCACTCGGATTAGTAGCTCTTGGACTCGGATTAGCACTTCTTGCAGCAAAGAGAAGAAGAGACGAAGAAGCTTAA
- a CDS encoding ATP-binding cassette domain-containing protein, with the protein MQLKLSSISKKFDHKSILEDASFQFEQGKIYGLLGRNGAGKTTLFNCIARNLTLDNGSIQFVKGEETLDYDNTDIGFTQTYPQLPAFMTAYEFVRFYMDIHKDKLKSPRSPEEWLNLVGIGEEDQHRLLKDFSHGMQNKVQLLLSLIVQPPVLLLDEPLTSFDPVAAHEFKQLIREAKKDSVIIFSTHILQLAQDLCDEIVLLHHQELQAVPSDKLHDPDFEQEVVALLTAD; encoded by the coding sequence ATGCAACTGAAACTGTCTTCTATTTCTAAAAAATTTGATCACAAGAGTATTCTGGAGGATGCCAGTTTTCAATTTGAACAAGGCAAGATTTACGGCTTGCTAGGACGGAACGGGGCTGGTAAGACAACCTTGTTTAACTGCATTGCCCGTAATCTGACCTTGGATAATGGCTCGATTCAGTTTGTGAAAGGCGAAGAAACTCTTGACTACGATAATACGGACATCGGCTTTACCCAGACCTATCCACAACTACCTGCCTTTATGACAGCCTATGAGTTTGTCCGCTTCTATATGGACATTCATAAGGATAAACTCAAATCTCCTCGCAGTCCAGAAGAATGGCTAAACTTGGTCGGTATTGGAGAAGAAGACCAGCACCGTCTGCTCAAGGATTTTTCCCATGGTATGCAGAACAAGGTCCAGCTACTCCTGTCCCTGATTGTCCAGCCACCTGTCCTTCTCTTAGATGAGCCGCTGACTTCCTTTGACCCTGTGGCTGCCCACGAGTTCAAACAGCTGATTCGGGAGGCTAAAAAGGATTCCGTTATTATCTTTTCAACCCATATCTTACAACTGGCTCAAGACCTCTGTGACGAGATTGTTTTGCTCCATCACCAAGAATTGCAAGCAGTTCCGAGCGACAAACTCCATGATCCTGACTTCGAACAGGAAGTAGTTGCCTTGCTGACAGCAGATTAG